In Lycium ferocissimum isolate CSIRO_LF1 chromosome 11, AGI_CSIRO_Lferr_CH_V1, whole genome shotgun sequence, a single genomic region encodes these proteins:
- the LOC132037815 gene encoding uncharacterized protein LOC132037815 isoform X2, producing the protein MDEDNGNSNNNSNSSITVDTAKWDRSVWLMKCPLIVSKSWQSQSSSSSDSPQVGKVIVSVDPLRSDDSSALQFTMEMGGNNVGNMPKSYSLNMFQDFVPMCVLSETDQGRVTMEGKVEHKFDMTPHTRNMEEYRKMCRERTNKSMIKNRQIQVIDNDRGVNMRPMPGMLGMIASSSKAASTAYIYSPFLKVFMCLKRFFGHQPGKAINFGKTTQTTHFKQTKG; encoded by the exons ATGGATGAAGATAATGGAAAcagcaacaacaatagcaatagtAGTATAACAGTGGATACAGCAAAATGGGACAGATCAGTGTGGTTGATGAAGTGCCCTTTAATTGTCTCAAAATCATGGCAATCTCAATCTTCATCCTCATCGGATTCACCACAAGTGGGTAAAGTAATAGTGTCAGTTGATCCTCTTCGTTCCGATGACTCTTCTGCTCTACAA TTCACTATGGAGATGGGTGGAAACAACGTGGGGAATATGCCGAAAAGTTACTCCTTGAATATGTTCCAAGACTTTGTTCCAATGTGTGTGCTCTCAGAGACAGATCAAG GAAGAGTTACCATGGAAGGAAAGGTTGAACATAAGTTTGATATGACACCTCACACTCGTAACATGGAGGAGTACAGGAAAATGTGTCGTGAAAGGACAAATAAGTCAATGATCAAGAACAGACAAATACAG GTCATTGATAATGATCGTGGAGTCAATATGAGGCCCATGCCTGGGATGCTCGGCATGATTGCGTCCAGTTCTAAG GCAGCATCTACTGCATATATTTATTCCCCGTTTTTGAAGGTTTTCATGTGTTTGAAACGCTTCTTTGGCCACCAACCAGGTAAAGCAATTAACTTTGGGAAAACAACACAAACTACCCATTTCAAGCAAACTAAAGGgtag